The Clostridia bacterium genome contains the following window.
AACCCTGATTTCCGATAAGGAACCCTTTATCGTAGACGGCGTTACCTACGTTCCCATCCGGCTGGTATCCGAAGCCACCGGAGCCACGGTGGACTGGGACGGCGCCCAGGGCCGGGTGATTATCACCACTAAGGCGACCATGGATCAAGCCCAAATAGACAAGATTAAACAGGAAAGCTACCAGCAAGGGTACG
Protein-coding sequences here:
- a CDS encoding copper amine oxidase N-terminal domain-containing protein; this encodes MRQRARMIALLSLLVFLVWVVTPVGAADGTKTLKAIFRNLQIVVNGKTLISDKEPFIVDGVTYVPIRLVSEATGATVDWDGAQGRVIITTKATMDQAQIDKIKQESYQQGY